The following proteins come from a genomic window of Streptomyces liliiviolaceus:
- a CDS encoding SCO2322 family protein: MTLDRPALRALLVLGLLLAVLGTAGRAQAVGYRYWSFWDRDSAGGTWVYATQGPSTARPSDGDVQGFRFSVSEDSKHSAKPRGESGFAAICAKTPAREGAKRVALVLDFGTAGDAPAGSTPPDPSPRTACARVDEDATTADALAAVAKPLRYDTNALLCAIAGYPRTGCGETVSDDAGSGDSPEASPPPRAASEPGDGDGDANGEGNGGGGPSVGLVTGIAAVAALAAATLWQSRRRRG, encoded by the coding sequence GTGACCCTCGACCGCCCGGCCCTGCGCGCCCTGCTGGTTCTGGGCCTCCTGCTCGCCGTACTCGGCACGGCGGGGCGGGCCCAGGCGGTCGGCTATCGCTACTGGTCGTTCTGGGACCGCGATTCCGCGGGCGGTACGTGGGTGTACGCGACCCAGGGCCCGTCGACCGCGCGGCCGTCCGACGGCGACGTCCAGGGCTTCCGGTTCTCGGTGAGCGAGGACTCGAAGCACTCGGCGAAGCCCCGCGGCGAGAGCGGTTTCGCGGCGATCTGCGCGAAGACACCGGCGCGGGAGGGCGCCAAGCGGGTCGCGCTCGTCCTCGACTTCGGTACGGCCGGGGACGCGCCGGCCGGTTCGACACCCCCGGATCCGAGCCCCCGCACGGCCTGCGCCCGCGTCGACGAGGACGCGACGACCGCGGACGCCCTCGCCGCCGTCGCCAAGCCCCTGCGCTACGACACGAACGCCCTGCTGTGCGCCATCGCGGGTTACCCGCGCACGGGCTGCGGCGAGACCGTGTCGGACGACGCCGGGTCGGGCGACAGCCCTGAGGCCTCCCCACCGCCTCGCGCGGCGAGCGAACCCGGGGACGGAGACGGGGACGCGAACGGGGAAGGTAACGGTGGCGGCGGCCCCTCCGTGGGCCTGGTGACCGGAATCGCCGCCGTGGCCGCCCTGGCCGCAGCCACGCTTTGGCAGTCCCGCCGTCGCCGCGGCTGA
- a CDS encoding energy-coupling factor transporter transmembrane component T yields the protein MTTGENTGTRTTTPTPRSRLRAPRATRTNALHPGAWWIWALGLGTAASRTTNPLLLALLVGVAGYVVAARRTEAPWARSYGAFVKLALAVLGIRLAFAVLLGSPIPGTHTLVTLPELPLPDWAQGIRVGGRVTAEGLVFALYDGLKLATLLICVGAANALANPARLLKSLPGALYEAGVAVVVALTFAPNLIADVQRLRAARRLRGRPDHGLRGLLQVGLPVLEGALERSVALAAAMDARGYGRSAEVPPGVRRTTAALTLGGLVGVCAGTYGLLTAEGGTYGLPVLLAGLAAALGGLWLGGRRSLRTRYRPDTWGVRAWLVAASGAAVAALLVLYASTGPYAYAALHPGVVPLTAPTLPLWPAAAILLGLLPAFVAPAPSDSATIAKEPS from the coding sequence ATGACCACGGGCGAAAACACCGGCACCCGCACCACCACCCCCACCCCCCGGTCACGCCTCCGCGCCCCCCGCGCGACCCGCACCAACGCCCTCCACCCCGGCGCCTGGTGGATCTGGGCCCTGGGTCTCGGGACCGCCGCGTCCCGCACGACCAACCCCCTCCTCCTCGCCCTCCTCGTCGGCGTCGCCGGTTACGTGGTGGCGGCGCGCCGGACGGAGGCTCCGTGGGCCCGTTCCTACGGCGCGTTCGTGAAGCTCGCGCTCGCCGTGCTCGGCATCCGGCTGGCCTTCGCCGTCCTCCTCGGCTCGCCCATTCCGGGCACGCACACCCTCGTCACCCTCCCCGAACTCCCCCTCCCCGACTGGGCGCAGGGCATCCGCGTCGGAGGCCGGGTCACCGCCGAAGGCCTGGTCTTCGCCCTCTACGACGGCCTGAAGCTCGCCACGCTCCTCATCTGCGTGGGCGCCGCGAACGCCCTCGCGAACCCGGCCCGTCTCCTCAAGTCCCTCCCGGGCGCCCTGTACGAGGCGGGAGTCGCCGTCGTGGTCGCCCTCACCTTCGCCCCGAACCTGATCGCGGACGTCCAGCGGCTGCGCGCGGCCCGGCGGCTGCGCGGCCGGCCCGACCACGGGCTGCGCGGGCTGCTCCAGGTCGGACTGCCGGTCCTGGAGGGCGCGTTGGAGCGTTCGGTGGCCCTCGCGGCGGCGATGGACGCGCGCGGTTACGGCCGTTCCGCCGAGGTGCCCCCGGGTGTCCGCCGTACCACCGCCGCCCTCACCCTCGGCGGGCTGGTCGGGGTCTGCGCGGGCACGTACGGTCTGCTCACCGCGGAGGGCGGCACCTACGGTCTGCCCGTGCTGCTCGCCGGACTCGCCGCCGCCCTCGGCGGCCTGTGGCTGGGCGGACGCCGCTCGCTGCGCACCCGGTACCGGCCGGACACCTGGGGCGTACGCGCGTGGCTGGTCGCCGCGTCCGGCGCGGCCGTCGCCGCGCTCCTCGTCCTGTACGCCTCGACCGGCCCGTACGCCTACGCGGCCCTGCACCCCGGTGTCGTCCCCCTGACCGCGCCGACGCTTCCGCTGTGGCCCGCCGCGGCGATCCTCCTCGGCCTCCTCCCCGCCTTCGTCGCCCCCGCCCCCTCGGACAGCGCCACCATCGCCAAGGAGCCCTCATGA